One stretch of Arthrobacter polaris DNA includes these proteins:
- the paaK gene encoding phenylacetate--CoA ligase PaaK has product MTSMSNPHGADPAELDPAELDPAELIGRDELEALQLSRLRHTLTWAYDRVPLYKRKFDEASVXPSDVKELGDLAKFPYTTKEDLRQEYPFGMFAVPQSEVVRIHASSGTTGQPTVVGYTKNDITMWASLVARSMRASGVRPGMKVHNAYGYGLFTGGLGAHYGAEALGTTVIPMSGGQTEKQVQLIIDFEPDAIMCTPTYLLTIMDAMAHRGIDPRATSLKFAVCGAEPWTEEMRQELETGMGLHACDIYGLSEVMGPGVAGECVETKDGNHVWEDHFIPEIIDPXDHSTVLPDGEQGELVFTSLTKEAMPVIRYRTGDLSALMPGTARPAMRRMARISGRSDDMIILHGVNMFPSQIEELALRIPELSPHFQLELTRTARLDELTIHIEPRENTSAEERTAAAATLQRRIKAGIGTSCTVDVVEPGSLARSNGKLRRIYDNRPKP; this is encoded by the coding sequence ATGACCAGCATGAGCAATCCGCACGGGGCCGATCCCGCCGAACTGGATCCCGCCGAACTTGACCCCGCCGAACTCATCGGCCGCGACGAGCTGGAAGCACTGCAGCTCTCCCGACTCCGGCACACCCTGACGTGGGCCTACGACCGTGTACCNCTGTACAAACGCAAGTTTGACGAGGCTAGCGTCCANCCCTCCGACGTTAAGGAGCTCGGAGACCTTGCGAAGTTCCCGTACACCACCAAGGAGGACCTGCGCCAGGAGTATCCCTTTGGCATGTTTGCCGTGCCGCAGTCCGAGGTGGTCCGCATCCACGCCAGCTCCGGCACCACAGGCCAGCCCACGGTGGTGGGGTACACNAAAAATGACATCACCATGTGGGCTTCACTGGTGGCCCGGTCCATGCGGGCCTCGGGCGTCCGCCCCGGCATGAAGGTCCACAACGCCTACGGCTATGGCCTGTTCACCGGAGGCCTGGGCGCCCATTACGGGGCCGAAGCACTGGGCACCACAGTCATCCCCATGTCCGGCGGGCAGACGGAGAAGCAGGTCCAGCTGATCATTGACTTTGAACCTGACGCCATCATGTGCACACCCACCTACCTGCTGACCATCATGGATGCGATGGCGCACCGCGGCATCGACCCGCGTGCCACCTCGCTGAAGTTTGCCGTGTGCGGCGCCGAGCCGTGGACGGAGGAAATGCGCCAGGAACTGGAAACGGGCATGGGTCTTCACGCGTGCGACATTTACGGGCTTTCCGAGGTGATGGGCCCTGGCGTGGCCGGTGAATGTGTGGAGACAAAGGACGGAAACCACGTGTGGGAGGACCACTTCATCCCGGAGATCATCGACCCTTTNGACCACTCCACGGTATTGCCGGACGGCGAGCAGGGCGAGCTGGTGTTCACCTCACTAACGAAGGAGGCGATGCCCGTCATCCGGTACCGCACCGGGGACCTCTCCGCTCTCATGCCGGGCACCGCACGCCCGGCCATGCGCAGGATGGCGCGCATCTCCGGGCGCAGTGACGACATGATCATCCTTCACGGGGTGAACATGTTCCCGTCGCAAATCGAGGAACTCGCACTGCGCATCCCGGAGCTGAGCCCGCACTTCCAGTTGGAGCTAACACGCACAGCACGCCTCGACGAACTGACCATCCACATTGAACCGCGTGAGAACACCAGCGCGGAGGAGCGCACCGCTGCCGCGGCAACATTGCAGCGGCGCATCAAGGCCGGCATCGGCACCTCCTGCACCGTCGACGTCGTCGAACCCGGATCCCTGGCACGCTCCAACGGCAAGCTGCGCCGCATCTACGACAACCGACCCAAGCCCTGA
- the paaC gene encoding 1,2-phenylacetyl-CoA epoxidase subunit PaaC, protein MKSETSHHRNPTPFAQXDSSASATRITPGNALRPEDIALAAADGTVKPSAEVAEYALRLXDDALILAQRLGHWISRGPELEEDVALGNIALDQLGHARSFLSYAGAACGKTEDDLAYFRSETEFRSAHLXEQPNGDFAATIARQFIVASYQYLLYRELSRSSDPMLAAIAAKAVKEVDYHLDHSTQWVLRLAGGTEESRRRMIAGLDAMWPYVGELFEDDALAAQLXDAGVVPSSVKDEFDLTTGAVLAQAELDVPAYPMATGGGRHGRHCEHLGYLLAEMQVLAREFPGASW, encoded by the coding sequence GTGAAATCTGAAACTTCACACCACCGCAACCCCACGCCCTTCGCCCAGNGGGACAGCTCCGCGTCGGCCACTAGGATCACTCCGGGCAACGCTTTGCGCCCGGAAGATATTGCGCTGGCAGCCGCCGACGGCACGGTCAAACCCAGTGCGGAAGTGGCAGAATATGCGCTCCGGCTGNGGGACGACGCGCTGATCCTGGCCCAACGCTTGGGTCACTGGATCTCCCGCGGCCCCGAACTGGAAGAAGACGTGGCGCTGGGGAACATCGCGTTGGATCAGCTGGGCCACGCACGCTCATTCTTGAGCTATGCAGGGGCCGCCTGCGGCAAGACCGAGGACGATCTAGCCTACTTTCGCAGTGAAACAGAATTCCGCTCCGCACATCTTNTTGAACAACCCAACGGTGACTTTGCGGCCACCATCGCCCGCCAGTTCATCGTGGCCAGCTACCAATATCTCCTCTACCGTGAGTTGAGCCGCTCCAGCGATCCCATGCTGGCAGCCATCGCAGCCAAGGCTGTGAAGGAAGTGGATTACCACCTGGACCACAGCACCCAGTGGGTGCTGCGCTTGGCCGGTGGGACGGAGGAATCCCGCCGCCGCATGATCGCCGGACTGGACGCGATGTGGCCGTACGTTGGTGAGCTCTTCGAGGACGATGCGCTGGCGGCGCAACTGNGGGATGCCGGCGTCGTGCCATCTAGCGTGAAGGATGAGTTTGACCTGACCACGGGTGCCGTTCTGGCGCAGGCCGAACTAGACGTGCCCGCATATCCCATGGCTACCGGCGGTGGACGGCACGGTCGTCACTGCGAACATTTGGGGTATCTGCTGGCGGAAATGCAAGTCTTGGCGCGCGAATTTCCAGGGGCAAGCTGGTGA
- the paaI gene encoding hydroxyphenylacetyl-CoA thioesterase PaaI translates to MGAQMAAVGSGMEAGSGDAHAILLNDHASEWLGIEVLECGDGHAVIAMTLREEMMNGFGTTHGGMIFAFADSAFALACNSPDGSEDSVTVASGVDINFLAPTHTGQRITAVANRRQLXGRSGLYDVQVFAGDAGSPPIPATVVAEFRGRSRTIPKTSTLKGPP, encoded by the coding sequence ATGGGAGCGCAGATGGCCGCGGTTGGTTCAGGCATGGAGGCTGGTTCCGGGGACGCGCACGCGATCCTACTCAACGACCATGCGTCCGAATGGCTGGGCATCGAGGTGCTTGAGTGCGGAGACGGGCATGCGGTCATCGCCATGACACTTCGCGAAGAAATGATGAACGGATTTGGGACCACCCACGGCGGGATGATCTTTGCCTTCGCCGATTCCGCTTTTGCCCTAGCCTGCAATTCGCCCGACGGAAGCGAGGACAGCGTCACGGTTGCATCCGGCGTCGACATTAATTTCCTGGCACCAACGCACACAGGCCAGCGCATCACCGCCGTCGCGAACCGGCGCCAACTGCANGGGCGCAGCGGCCTTTACGACGTGCAGGTCTTCGCCGGGGACGCCGGCTCCCCGCCGATTCCCGCNACCGTGGTTGCCGAATTCCGCGGACGCAGCCGGACCATCCCCAAAACATCCACACTGAAAGGCCCGCCATGA
- the paaA gene encoding 1,2-phenylacetyl-CoA epoxidase subunit PaaA, with translation MANDKQLQDAAGLDAFEAILAKDSRIEPKDWMPDDYRHALVRQMSQHAHSEIIGMQPEANWITRAPSLKRKAILMAKVQDEAGHGLYLYSATETLGTSRDTMMEQLLAGKARYSSIFNYPAVTWADMGAIGWMVDGAAITNQVPLCRASYAPYARAMIRICKEESFHQRQGFEILLELSHGTXGQKAMAQDAVNRWYAPSLMMFGPPDSDSPNSSKSMAWNIKRFGNDELRSRFVGMLAEQVKVLELELPDPDVRLNADTGKWEHGPLDWAEFKEVLAGRGPCNAQRMERRRAAHDGGAWVREAAAAYAAKQSAAEEKLQGRLRSHVPGRSK, from the coding sequence ATGGCAAACGATAAACAGCTTCAGGACGCCGCAGGGCTGGACGCCTTTGAGGCGATCCTTGCCAAGGACTCCCGCATTGAGCCTAAGGATTGGATGCCGGATGACTACCGCCATGCGCTGGTGCGGCAAATGTCCCAGCATGCGCATTCGGAGATTATTGGCATGCAGCCGGAGGCGAACTGGATCACCCGCGCCCCGAGCCTGAAACGCAAGGCCATTCTTATGGCGAAGGTGCAAGACGAAGCCGGGCACGGGCTGTACCTGTATTCGGCCACGGAAACGCTGGGCACCAGCCGCGACACCATGATGGAACAACTGCTTGCGGGCAAGGCCAGGTACTCCTCCATTTTCAACTACCCGGCCGTAACGTGGGCGGACATGGGCGCCATCGGCTGGATGGTGGACGGCGCGGCAATCACCAACCAGGTCCCACTGTGCCGGGCGTCGTACGCGCCGTATGCCCGGGCGATGATCCGGATCTGCAAGGAAGAATCTTTCCACCAGCGCCAAGGCTTTGAGATCCTGTTGGAGCTCTCGCACGGCACCNCAGGGCAGAAGGCGATGGCGCAGGATGCAGTGAACCGCTGGTACGCCCCGTCGCTGATGATGTTCGGCCCGCCGGATAGCGATTCACCAAACTCCAGCAAGTCCATGGCCTGGAACATCAAGAGATTTGGCAATGACGAGCTCCGTTCCCGCTTTGTGGGCATGCTCGCCGAGCAGGTCAAGGTCCTGGAGCTCGAGCTGCCGGACCCTGACGTCCGGTTGAACGCGGACACCGGAAAATGGGAACACGGGCCCCTTGACTGGGCAGAGTTCAAGGAGGTCCTGGCCGGCCGTGGCCCCTGCAATGCCCAGCGTATGGAACGCCGCCGTGCCGCGCACGACGGCGGCGCCTGGGTTCGCGAGGCCGCCGCAGCCTATGCCGCAAAACAGTCTGCTGCCGAAGAAAAGCTGCAAGGGAGGCTGCGTAGCCATGTACCCGGACGCTCAAAATGA
- the paaD gene encoding 1,2-phenylacetyl-CoA epoxidase subunit PaaD — MAETNRAGKVVDGQSAWEIAAAVCDPELPVLTIADLGILRAVDVGPAKDGSEPMIRVTITPTYSGCPAMDTIRTDVRAAFERAGLPAIEVMTVFSPAWTTDWMSAQGRAKLEAFGIAPPSGNSSAGGHSGPVRLALQVKCPQCQSLNTRELSRFGSTSCKALYVCGDCKEPFDYFKVL; from the coding sequence GTGGCCGAAACGAACAGGGCAGGCAAAGTGGTGGACGGGCAGAGTGCATGGGAGATTGCTGCGGCGGTGTGCGACCCAGAGCTGCCGGTGCTGACCATCGCGGATCTTGGCATCCTGCGCGCCGTTGACGTGGGCCCGGCGAAGGATGGCAGTGAACCGATGATCCGGGTCACCATCACGCCGACGTACTCGGGCTGCCCCGCCATGGACACCATCCGCACCGACGTGCGCGCCGCCTTTGAGAGGGCCGGCCTACCCGCGATTGAAGTGATGACGGTGTTCTCGCCGGCCTGGACCACCGATTGGATGAGCGCCCAGGGCCGGGCCAAGCTGGAAGCGTTCGGAATTGCACCGCCCAGCGGGAACTCGTCGGCGGGCGGTCACAGTGGCCCGGTCCGGCTGGCCCTACAAGTCAAATGTCCACAGTGCCAGTCGCTGAACACGCGTGAACTGTCCCGGTTCGGTTCCACATCCTGCAAGGCGCTCTACGTGTGCGGGGACTGCAAAGAACCGTTCGATTACTTCAAGGTGCTCTGA